In Sphingomonas phyllosphaerae, one DNA window encodes the following:
- a CDS encoding DUF6165 family protein: MASLPSPSVPVSWGELLDKITILEIKQHRIDRADARANVAREHSLLSRIGAGVLGQDAVASLYARLKSVNEDLWEIEDAIRREEAARSFGGEFIRLARAVYVKNDERAALKRAINVALESDLIEEKSYAAVN, from the coding sequence ATGGCCAGCCTCCCCAGCCCGTCCGTGCCCGTGTCCTGGGGTGAGTTGCTCGACAAGATCACGATCCTCGAGATCAAGCAGCACCGCATCGATCGCGCCGACGCGCGCGCCAATGTCGCGCGCGAACATTCGCTGTTGTCGCGGATCGGCGCGGGGGTGCTCGGGCAGGACGCGGTCGCCTCGCTCTATGCGCGACTGAAGTCGGTCAACGAGGACCTGTGGGAGATCGAGGACGCGATCCGCCGCGAGGAAGCCGCGCGCAGCTTCGGTGGCGAGTTCATCCGGCTGGCCCGCGCCGTCTACGTCAAGAACGATGAGCGCGCCGCGCTGAAGCGCGCGATCAACGTCGCACTGGAATCGGACTTGATCGAAGAGAAGAGCTATGCGGCGGTGAATTGA
- a CDS encoding histidine phosphatase family protein: MAISVLLARHGHHEEVGRVLSGRSNISLDGQGRSEADALARLVAPRGVTRIVSSPRARTRETAAVVAAALGLPVAVDAALDEVDLGDFTGRSFAALDGDPDWERWNAERGAARCPGGETMGEAVARAVGFVAGCGEGVTLCVSHCDVIRGVVAHYLGLPLTRIFSLGCDPGSVTTLSLEGEGAVVVALNERLF; the protein is encoded by the coding sequence ATGGCCATAAGTGTTTTGCTTGCCCGACACGGGCATCATGAAGAAGTCGGCCGCGTGCTGAGCGGTCGTTCCAATATTTCGCTCGATGGGCAGGGTCGGTCGGAGGCGGACGCGCTTGCACGACTGGTCGCGCCGCGGGGCGTCACGCGGATCGTCAGCAGCCCGCGCGCGCGAACCCGCGAAACCGCGGCGGTGGTCGCGGCGGCGCTGGGATTGCCGGTGGCGGTCGATGCGGCGCTGGACGAGGTGGATTTGGGTGATTTTACCGGACGCTCCTTCGCGGCGCTCGACGGCGATCCCGATTGGGAACGGTGGAACGCCGAACGCGGGGCGGCGCGCTGTCCGGGCGGCGAGACGATGGGCGAGGCGGTCGCGCGCGCGGTGGGGTTCGTCGCCGGGTGCGGGGAGGGCGTGACGTTATGCGTGTCGCATTGCGACGTGATCCGCGGGGTGGTGGCGCATTATCTGGGGTTGCCGCTGACGCGGATCTTCTCGCTCGGGTGCGATCCGGGGTCGGTGACGACGCTTTCGCTGGAGGGCGAGGGGGCGGTGGTGGTGGCGTTGAACGAGCGTTTGTTCTGA
- a CDS encoding NAD-dependent epimerase/dehydratase family protein, with translation METILITGGAGFIGRFVADELLSRGHEVRVLDSLIEQVHGDCERPPLLNDAVELIRGDVRNGDVVSKALDGVDSVIHLAAEVGVGQSMYEVERYTSTNDVGTAVLFEKLIDKPVRRVVTASSMSIYGEGLYRDADGNMVQDAERKGLRDGLTNWEPVDAQGRPLTPVATPEWKQPNLASIYALNKYVQERTTHIMAAPYGIEGVCLRLFNVYGPGQALSNPYTGVLAIFASRLLNGQQPMIFEDGEQRRDFVHVSDVARAFADALFLPQAVGGTFNIGSGHDRSVTEVATELAKAMGKNDLTPEIVGKARIGDIRHCFCDTTLAQERLDFRARQDFTSGLAELAEWVAEQTAEDKVATMRAELERRGLVA, from the coding sequence GTGGAAACCATTCTCATCACCGGCGGGGCCGGTTTCATCGGGCGTTTCGTCGCCGATGAACTGCTGTCGCGCGGCCATGAAGTGCGCGTGCTCGACAGCCTGATCGAGCAGGTCCATGGCGATTGCGAGCGCCCGCCGCTCCTCAACGATGCGGTCGAGCTGATCCGCGGCGACGTGCGCAACGGCGATGTCGTCAGCAAGGCGCTCGACGGCGTCGACAGCGTCATCCACCTCGCCGCCGAGGTGGGCGTCGGCCAGTCGATGTACGAGGTCGAGCGCTACACCTCGACCAACGACGTCGGCACCGCGGTGCTGTTCGAGAAACTGATCGACAAGCCGGTGCGCCGCGTCGTCACCGCCTCGTCGATGTCGATCTATGGCGAGGGGCTGTACCGCGACGCTGACGGCAATATGGTCCAAGACGCCGAGCGCAAGGGGCTGCGCGACGGTTTGACCAACTGGGAGCCGGTCGATGCGCAGGGCCGCCCGCTCACGCCCGTCGCCACGCCCGAGTGGAAGCAGCCGAACCTCGCCTCGATCTACGCGCTCAACAAATATGTGCAGGAGCGCACGACGCACATCATGGCGGCGCCCTATGGAATCGAGGGCGTGTGCCTGCGGTTGTTCAACGTCTACGGCCCCGGCCAGGCGCTTTCCAATCCGTACACGGGCGTGCTCGCGATCTTCGCGTCGCGCCTGCTCAATGGCCAGCAGCCGATGATCTTTGAGGACGGCGAACAACGCCGCGACTTCGTGCATGTCAGCGACGTCGCGCGCGCCTTCGCCGATGCACTGTTCCTCCCGCAGGCGGTCGGCGGCACGTTCAACATCGGCTCCGGGCATGACCGTTCCGTGACCGAGGTTGCGACCGAACTCGCCAAGGCGATGGGCAAAAACGATCTGACCCCGGAGATCGTCGGCAAGGCGCGGATCGGCGACATCCGCCATTGCTTCTGCGACACGACGCTCGCGCAGGAACGGCTCGACTTCCGCGCTCGCCAAGATTTCACCTCCGGGCTCGCCGAACTCGCCGAATGGGTCGCCGAACAGACCGCCGAGGACAAGGTCGCGACGATGCGCGCCGAGCTCGAGCGCCGCGGGCTGGTCGCATGA
- a CDS encoding SDR family NAD(P)-dependent oxidoreductase: MRGPVLVTGGAGFIGSNLADRLAGEGHDVLVYDALARAGVERNLAWLRERHGTRIRFVHADIRDAARLADEVAGAAAVFHFAAQVAVTTSLDDPADDFTTNITATFQLLEAIRTRAPDVPLIFASTNKVYGDLADLDFVLENDAYRPVDPHVRAHGIGEARPLDFHTPYGVSKGAADQYVLDYARSFGLKTCVFRMSCIYGQRQMGTEDQGWVAHFLIRALNGEPITLYGDGHQVRDVLDVRDAVNAYLAAWRRIDDVAGRAFNLGGGPDNAVSLRQLLAHIATLTGRPVDVRYSGWRAGDQRYFVADARAAGTTLDLPARRDWREGVGALADWLQREQAAAETPAIEVAA, from the coding sequence ATGAGGGGGCCGGTCCTCGTTACCGGCGGGGCCGGCTTCATCGGCTCGAACCTCGCCGACCGGCTGGCGGGCGAAGGGCATGACGTGCTCGTCTACGACGCGCTCGCCCGCGCCGGGGTGGAGCGCAACCTCGCTTGGCTGCGCGAGCGCCACGGCACGCGCATCCGCTTCGTCCACGCCGACATCCGCGACGCCGCGCGGCTCGCCGACGAGGTCGCGGGCGCAGCGGCGGTGTTCCACTTCGCCGCGCAGGTCGCGGTGACCACCAGCCTCGACGACCCCGCCGATGACTTCACCACCAACATCACCGCCACCTTCCAGCTGCTCGAGGCGATCCGCACCCGCGCCCCCGACGTCCCGCTGATCTTCGCCTCGACGAACAAGGTGTACGGGGACCTCGCCGACCTTGATTTCGTGCTGGAAAACGATGCCTATCGGCCCGTCGACCCGCACGTCCGCGCGCATGGCATCGGCGAGGCACGCCCGCTCGACTTCCACACACCGTATGGCGTGTCGAAGGGAGCCGCCGACCAATACGTCCTCGATTATGCGCGCAGCTTCGGGCTCAAGACCTGCGTCTTCCGGATGAGCTGCATCTATGGCCAGCGCCAGATGGGCACCGAGGATCAGGGCTGGGTCGCGCACTTCCTGATCCGCGCGCTCAACGGCGAGCCGATCACGTTGTACGGCGACGGACATCAGGTCCGCGACGTGCTCGACGTCCGCGATGCGGTGAACGCCTATCTCGCGGCGTGGCGGCGGATCGACGATGTCGCCGGGCGCGCCTTCAACCTCGGCGGCGGACCCGACAATGCGGTCAGCCTCCGCCAGTTGCTCGCGCATATCGCGACGCTCACCGGCCGCCCGGTCGACGTGCGCTATTCCGGGTGGCGCGCGGGCGACCAGCGCTATTTCGTCGCCGACGCGCGCGCGGCCGGTACGACGCTCGACCTGCCCGCGCGCCGCGACTGGCGCGAGGGCGTCGGCGCACTCGCCGACTGGTTGCAGCGCGAACAGGCCGCCGCCGAAACGCCCGCGATCGAGGTCGCTGCGTGA
- a CDS encoding glycosyltransferase family 4 protein has product MTADAVGGVWQYALQLATDLVHAGWSVDVATLGPAPSPAHHAQAEAAGVTLIDTRLPLDWLAKDAQAVANSADAIAALAAARAVDVVQLNQPALAIADFAMPVVAVVHSCVASWWEAVEHGPLPADLAWQTELVARGLARADAIVCPTRAFAATVQRLYALPVAPRAIHNGRTLPEATGALYARAFTAGRLWDRAKNIETLDRAAALLPLPFRAAGPARGPHGEHQKLHHLEPLGRISDAAIAAALSTRPIFASAAHYEPFGLAVLEAALTGCALVLSDIPTFRELWDGAATFIAADDADGFARAIATLAADTDLRLARGALARTRALDYAPEQTARAMAALLDRVTATGERVAA; this is encoded by the coding sequence ATGACCGCCGACGCGGTCGGTGGCGTCTGGCAATATGCGCTTCAGCTCGCGACCGATCTGGTTCATGCCGGCTGGTCGGTCGACGTCGCCACGCTCGGCCCCGCGCCCTCGCCCGCGCATCACGCGCAGGCCGAGGCGGCCGGCGTCACGCTGATCGACACGCGCCTCCCGCTCGACTGGCTCGCGAAGGATGCGCAGGCGGTGGCCAACTCCGCCGATGCGATCGCCGCGCTCGCCGCCGCACGCGCGGTCGATGTGGTGCAACTCAACCAGCCCGCGCTCGCCATCGCCGATTTCGCGATGCCGGTCGTCGCGGTCGTGCATAGCTGCGTCGCGAGCTGGTGGGAGGCGGTCGAACACGGCCCGCTCCCCGCCGATCTCGCGTGGCAGACTGAATTGGTCGCACGCGGCCTCGCGCGTGCCGATGCGATCGTTTGCCCGACCCGCGCCTTTGCCGCGACGGTCCAGCGTCTCTACGCGCTCCCGGTCGCGCCGCGCGCGATCCACAATGGTCGAACTCTGCCCGAAGCGACCGGTGCGCTTTACGCGCGCGCCTTCACCGCCGGACGCCTGTGGGACCGCGCCAAGAATATCGAAACGCTCGATCGCGCCGCCGCCCTGCTGCCGCTGCCGTTCCGCGCCGCCGGCCCCGCGCGCGGTCCGCATGGCGAGCATCAAAAGCTCCACCATCTCGAACCGCTCGGCCGGATCAGCGACGCCGCCATCGCCGCTGCGCTGTCGACCCGCCCGATCTTCGCCTCGGCCGCTCATTACGAGCCGTTCGGGCTGGCGGTGCTGGAGGCGGCGCTGACCGGTTGCGCGCTGGTCCTGTCCGACATCCCGACCTTCCGCGAATTGTGGGACGGCGCAGCGACCTTCATAGCGGCCGACGATGCGGACGGCTTCGCACGCGCCATCGCAACCCTCGCCGCCGACACCGACCTGCGCCTCGCCCGCGGTGCGCTCGCCCGCACCCGCGCGCTCGATTACGCGCCTGAGCAGACCGCGCGTGCGATGGCCGCGCTGCTCGACCGCGTCACCGCCACCGGCGAGCGGGTCGCGGCATGA
- a CDS encoding glycosyltransferase: MRLVYFTHSLASCWNHGNAHFLRGVLSELIARGHDVRVYEPANAWSLENLLADHGEAGLDAYRTAYPELSSQTFAPDADLTELVDDADVVIVHEWNAHDLVAALGKLRREGARFTLLFHDTHHRAVSAPGEMRAYDLDGYDGVLAFGEALSRVYRGWGWGDRVWTWHEAADTRRFFPVDGEARDKLVWIGNWGDGERTAEIENYLLAPARDAGLPLDIYGVRYPDDGKAMLAAYRARYHGWAPNAAAPALFARALATVHVPRRYYTTILPGIPTIRVFEALACGLPLASAPWDDAEQLFRPGTDFLFAQTPDDMTRILRDLRHDPALRASLAAAGLETIRARHTCAHRVDELLAILAQLDAPSHSRSIPA, from the coding sequence ATGAGGCTGGTCTATTTCACCCACAGCCTCGCCTCGTGCTGGAACCACGGCAACGCGCATTTCCTGCGCGGCGTGCTCTCCGAGCTGATCGCGCGCGGCCACGACGTCCGCGTCTACGAACCCGCCAATGCATGGAGCCTCGAAAACCTGCTCGCCGACCATGGCGAGGCCGGGCTCGACGCGTACCGCACCGCCTATCCCGAACTGTCGTCGCAGACCTTCGCCCCCGACGCTGACCTGACCGAACTGGTCGACGACGCGGACGTGGTGATCGTCCACGAATGGAACGCGCACGATCTGGTCGCCGCGCTCGGCAAACTCCGCCGCGAGGGCGCGCGCTTCACCCTGCTGTTCCACGACACGCACCACCGCGCGGTCAGTGCGCCCGGGGAGATGCGCGCCTACGATCTCGACGGCTATGACGGCGTGCTCGCGTTCGGCGAGGCGCTGTCGCGCGTCTATCGCGGCTGGGGCTGGGGCGACCGCGTCTGGACGTGGCACGAGGCCGCCGACACCCGCCGCTTCTTCCCCGTCGACGGCGAGGCGCGCGATAAGCTCGTGTGGATCGGCAATTGGGGCGACGGCGAGCGCACCGCCGAGATCGAGAACTATCTGCTCGCTCCCGCGCGCGATGCCGGCTTGCCGCTCGACATCTACGGCGTCCGCTATCCCGACGACGGCAAGGCGATGCTCGCCGCCTATCGCGCGCGCTATCACGGCTGGGCACCCAACGCCGCCGCACCCGCGCTGTTCGCGCGTGCGCTGGCGACCGTCCACGTCCCGCGCCGCTATTACACGACGATCCTGCCCGGCATCCCGACGATCCGCGTCTTCGAAGCGCTCGCCTGCGGCCTGCCGCTCGCCAGCGCACCATGGGACGATGCCGAGCAGCTCTTCCGCCCCGGCACCGACTTCCTGTTCGCGCAGACCCCCGACGACATGACGCGCATCCTCCGCGACCTGCGCCACGACCCCGCCCTTCGCGCGTCGCTCGCTGCCGCCGGGCTCGAAACCATTCGCGCGCGCCACACCTGCGCGCACCGCGTCGACGAACTGCTGGCAATCCTCGCGCAGCTCGACGCCCCCTCCCATTCACGGAGCATTCCAGCGTGA
- a CDS encoding glycosyltransferase: MKIAFYGSSLLSSYWNGAATYYRGILRALGERGYDITFYEPDAFERQQHRDIDPPAYAKVVVYPATPDALREVLAEAAHADIVVKANGVGVFDRELLEGIIAHARPEALKIFWDVDAAATLDEMRADPDHPVTAALPHLDMVLTYGGGDPVVNAYRGFGAAQCIPVYNALDPQTHHPVPADDRFACDLAFLGNRLPDREARVEEFFLRPAGLLPQQSFLIGGNGWDSKAMPGNVRHRGHVFTAEHNAFNCTPRAVLNVARDSMAHIGFSPATRVFEAAGAAACLITDAWEGIELFLTPDHEVLVARDGQDVADHLAALTTERAQAIGQAALKRVLAEHTYDLRGAQVDTLFKAHVARQREAA, encoded by the coding sequence GTGAAGATCGCCTTCTACGGGTCCAGCCTGCTGTCCTCCTACTGGAACGGTGCGGCGACCTATTACCGCGGCATCCTGCGCGCGCTCGGCGAGCGCGGCTATGACATCACCTTCTACGAACCCGACGCGTTCGAGCGGCAGCAGCATCGCGACATCGATCCGCCGGCTTACGCCAAGGTCGTCGTCTACCCCGCGACGCCCGACGCGCTCCGCGAGGTGCTGGCGGAGGCGGCACACGCCGATATCGTCGTCAAGGCGAACGGCGTCGGCGTGTTCGACCGCGAATTGCTCGAAGGCATCATCGCGCACGCCCGCCCCGAGGCGCTCAAGATCTTCTGGGACGTCGACGCCGCCGCGACGCTCGACGAGATGCGCGCCGACCCCGATCACCCGGTCACCGCCGCGCTGCCGCACCTCGACATGGTGCTCACCTACGGTGGCGGCGACCCGGTCGTGAACGCCTATCGCGGTTTCGGCGCGGCGCAGTGCATCCCCGTCTACAACGCGCTCGATCCGCAAACCCATCATCCGGTCCCCGCCGACGACCGCTTCGCCTGCGACCTCGCCTTCCTCGGCAACCGCCTTCCCGACCGCGAGGCGCGCGTCGAGGAATTCTTCCTCCGCCCCGCCGGGTTGCTCCCGCAGCAGAGTTTCCTGATCGGCGGCAACGGCTGGGACAGCAAGGCAATGCCCGGCAACGTCCGCCACCGCGGCCATGTCTTCACCGCCGAGCACAACGCCTTCAACTGCACGCCGCGCGCGGTCCTCAACGTCGCGCGCGATTCGATGGCGCACATCGGCTTCTCGCCTGCGACCCGCGTCTTTGAAGCCGCCGGCGCAGCCGCCTGCCTCATCACCGATGCGTGGGAGGGGATCGAGCTGTTTCTCACCCCCGACCACGAGGTGCTGGTCGCACGCGACGGACAGGACGTGGCCGACCATCTCGCCGCGCTGACCACCGAGCGCGCGCAAGCGATCGGCCAGGCCGCGCTCAAGCGCGTGCTCGCCGAACACACCTACGACCTGCGCGGCGCGCAGGTCGACACGCTCTTCAAGGCGCATGTCGCCCGCCAGCGCGAGGCCGCGTAA
- a CDS encoding glycosyltransferase — protein sequence MKLVVLGLSLSSSWGNGHATTFRALLRAFAARGHEVLFLERDMPWYAAHRDEPAPDYCRLELYDSLAALADWRAEIEQADAVMVGSYVPDGVEVGKLVQQWARGVTTFYDIDTPVTLAKLARGACDYVSPEVIPGYDVYCSFTGGPTLRLIEERYKSPAARALYCSVDADRYRPTGTAKRWDLSYLGTYSDDRQPTLERLLIEPARRHPEKRFVVAGPQYPATIDWPANVERIEHLPPADHADFYSASRATLNVTRADMIAAGWSPSVRLFEATACGTPIVSDRWPGIEELLTPDAEILLADTSDDVAAALARPDLDAIGTAGRARVLAEHTAHHRAAELEAHLREAARSRLATA from the coding sequence ATGAAGCTCGTCGTCCTCGGCCTCTCGCTCAGCTCCAGCTGGGGCAACGGCCACGCCACCACCTTCCGCGCCTTGCTCCGCGCCTTCGCCGCGCGCGGGCATGAGGTGCTGTTCCTCGAACGCGACATGCCCTGGTATGCCGCGCATCGCGACGAACCCGCCCCCGATTACTGCCGCCTCGAACTCTACGACAGCCTCGCCGCGCTGGCGGACTGGCGCGCGGAGATCGAGCAGGCCGATGCGGTGATGGTCGGTTCCTACGTTCCCGACGGCGTCGAGGTCGGCAAGCTGGTCCAGCAATGGGCGCGCGGCGTCACGACCTTCTACGACATCGACACGCCGGTCACGCTCGCCAAGCTCGCGCGCGGGGCGTGCGATTACGTCTCGCCCGAGGTGATCCCCGGCTATGACGTCTATTGCTCGTTCACCGGCGGCCCGACGCTGCGGCTGATCGAGGAACGCTACAAGAGCCCCGCCGCGCGCGCGCTCTATTGCTCGGTCGACGCCGACCGCTACCGCCCGACCGGCACGGCCAAGCGCTGGGACCTGTCGTATCTCGGGACCTATAGCGACGATCGCCAGCCAACGCTCGAACGCCTGCTGATCGAGCCCGCGCGCCGCCATCCGGAGAAGCGCTTCGTCGTCGCCGGCCCGCAATATCCCGCCACGATCGACTGGCCCGCCAACGTCGAGCGGATCGAGCACCTTCCGCCGGCCGATCACGCCGATTTCTATTCGGCAAGCCGCGCGACGCTCAACGTCACCCGCGCCGATATGATCGCCGCCGGCTGGTCGCCGTCGGTACGGCTGTTCGAGGCGACTGCCTGCGGCACGCCGATCGTCTCGGATCGCTGGCCCGGGATCGAGGAACTGCTCACGCCCGACGCCGAGATCCTGCTCGCCGACACCAGCGACGATGTCGCCGCGGCGCTCGCCCGCCCCGATCTCGACGCGATCGGCACCGCCGGCCGCGCGCGCGTTCTCGCCGAACACACCGCCCACCACCGCGCCGCCGAACTGGAAGCGCATCTGCGCGAAGCGGCGAGGTCGAGGCTCGCGACCGCCTAA
- a CDS encoding CsbD family protein: MNSDTLTGTTTDLGGKLKEGLGKAFGDDKLRAEGTADRAEGTVQKTYGEAKDSVRPLIDQARRFMNERPFAAAAVGGVIGLALLNTLRGK; encoded by the coding sequence ATGAACAGCGACACGCTGACCGGCACGACCACCGATCTGGGCGGCAAGCTCAAGGAAGGCCTCGGCAAGGCATTCGGGGACGACAAGCTGCGCGCCGAAGGCACCGCCGACCGCGCCGAGGGCACCGTCCAGAAGACCTATGGCGAGGCCAAGGACAGCGTCCGTCCGCTGATCGACCAGGCGCGCCGGTTCATGAACGAGCGTCCGTTCGCCGCCGCCGCTGTGGGTGGCGTGATCGGCCTCGCGCTGCTCAACACGCTGCGCGGCAAGTAA
- a CDS encoding response regulator produces the protein MTDLATADVLLVEDELFIALDLQETIEEAGFRVVGPCATVSEAEAAIAAHAAGFAAAVLDVRLADGPVFPAADRLSAAGVPLLFHSGHADDVALRQRYPGAVVCPKPSAPSALADALRGCAAGRRAA, from the coding sequence GTGACTGATCTCGCCACCGCCGACGTCCTGCTGGTCGAGGACGAATTGTTCATTGCGCTCGATCTTCAGGAGACGATCGAGGAAGCCGGGTTCCGGGTGGTAGGGCCGTGTGCGACCGTATCGGAGGCAGAGGCGGCGATCGCGGCGCATGCGGCGGGATTCGCGGCGGCGGTATTGGACGTGCGGCTGGCGGACGGGCCGGTGTTTCCGGCGGCGGACCGGCTGAGTGCCGCGGGCGTGCCGTTGCTGTTCCATTCGGGGCACGCCGACGATGTCGCGCTGCGCCAGCGCTATCCGGGAGCGGTGGTCTGTCCGAAGCCGAGCGCGCCCAGTGCGTTGGCGGATGCGCTGCGCGGGTGCGCGGCGGGGCGTCGAGCGGCGTAG